The Faecalibacter sp. LW9 genome has a segment encoding these proteins:
- the typA gene encoding translational GTPase TypA — translation MQQNIRNIAIIAHVDHGKTTLVDKILHSTNVFRENQESGELIMDNNDIERERGITIFSKNASVEYKGVKINVIDTPGHADFGGEVERVLKMADGVILLVDAFEGPMPQTRFVLSKALELGLKPLVVINKVDKENCRPDEVHDKVFELFFNLDATEEQLDFPAFYGSSKQGWFNTENVRTEDILPLMDGILEHVPAPEAKEGDLQMQITSLDYSKFLGRIAVGKVSRGVIKEGDWVALTKPDGTFKKHKIKELYTFAGLGKVKATEVKAGDICAVVGIDGFQIGDTIADAENPEALPVMHIDEPTMNMSFGINNSPFFGKDGKFVTSRHLVDRLTDELERNLALRVEPTEDSNTQLVYGRGIMHLSVLIETMRREGYELTVGQPQVIFKEIDGVKCEPYETLVIDVPDNYASKAIDLVTQRKGDLLVMEAKEGMQHLEFEIPSRGLIGLRSLMLTNTAGEAVMAHNFLEYKPFKGAIAGRSAGVIISKDQGVATPYSIDKLQDRGKFFIEPGEEVYEGMIVGEHSRNNDLVVNVIEAKKLNNIRAAGKDDSSSIAPKIEMTLEECMEYIQADECIEVTPNYIRLRKIHLKETDRKRYEKSMG, via the coding sequence ATGCAACAGAACATTAGAAATATTGCGATTATCGCACACGTTGACCACGGTAAAACGACGTTGGTTGATAAAATTCTTCATTCAACAAATGTTTTCAGAGAAAACCAAGAGTCGGGTGAATTAATCATGGATAACAATGATATCGAGCGTGAAAGAGGGATTACGATCTTCTCTAAAAATGCTTCGGTAGAGTACAAAGGAGTTAAAATTAACGTTATCGACACTCCTGGTCACGCGGATTTCGGTGGTGAAGTTGAGCGTGTATTGAAAATGGCTGATGGTGTAATCTTATTAGTTGATGCTTTCGAGGGACCAATGCCTCAAACGCGTTTCGTATTATCTAAAGCGTTAGAATTAGGATTAAAACCATTAGTAGTAATTAATAAAGTAGATAAAGAAAACTGTCGTCCTGATGAGGTTCACGATAAAGTATTCGAATTATTCTTCAACTTAGATGCGACAGAAGAGCAATTAGACTTCCCTGCATTCTACGGATCATCTAAACAAGGATGGTTTAATACAGAGAACGTTCGTACAGAAGATATCTTACCTTTAATGGATGGTATTTTAGAGCACGTTCCTGCTCCAGAAGCTAAAGAAGGTGACTTACAAATGCAAATTACATCTTTAGATTATTCTAAATTCTTAGGACGTATTGCAGTTGGTAAAGTAAGCCGTGGTGTTATTAAAGAAGGGGATTGGGTTGCTTTAACAAAACCTGATGGAACGTTCAAAAAACATAAAATCAAAGAATTATATACATTTGCTGGTTTAGGTAAAGTAAAAGCAACGGAAGTAAAAGCAGGAGATATCTGTGCTGTTGTTGGTATCGATGGTTTCCAAATTGGGGATACAATTGCTGATGCTGAAAACCCAGAAGCATTACCAGTAATGCACATCGACGAACCTACAATGAATATGTCTTTCGGAATTAACAACTCTCCATTCTTTGGTAAAGATGGTAAATTCGTTACTTCTCGTCACTTAGTAGATCGTTTAACTGATGAGTTAGAGCGTAACTTAGCGTTACGTGTAGAACCAACAGAAGATTCGAATACGCAATTAGTATACGGACGTGGTATCATGCACTTATCGGTATTAATCGAAACAATGCGTCGTGAAGGATATGAGTTAACAGTTGGGCAACCACAAGTTATCTTCAAAGAAATTGACGGTGTTAAATGTGAACCATATGAAACATTAGTAATTGATGTTCCAGATAACTACGCTTCTAAAGCAATCGATTTAGTAACTCAACGTAAAGGTGATTTATTAGTTATGGAGGCGAAAGAAGGAATGCAACACTTAGAATTCGAAATTCCATCTCGTGGATTAATCGGATTACGTTCTTTAATGTTAACGAACACTGCAGGTGAGGCTGTAATGGCACACAACTTCTTAGAGTACAAACCATTCAAAGGAGCAATTGCTGGACGTTCTGCAGGAGTAATTATTTCTAAAGATCAAGGTGTAGCAACTCCTTACTCAATCGATAAATTACAAGATCGTGGTAAATTCTTTATCGAGCCAGGTGAAGAAGTATACGAAGGTATGATCGTTGGAGAGCACTCTCGTAACAATGACTTAGTGGTAAACGTAATTGAGGCGAAAAAATTAAATAACATTCGTGCAGCTGGTAAAGATGATTCATCTTCTATTGCGCCTAAAATCGAAATGACTTTAGAAGAATGTATGGAGTACATCCAAGCGGATGAATGTATCGAGGTAACTCCAAATTACATTCGTTTACGTAAAATTCACTTAAAAGAAACTGATCGTAAACGTTACGAAAAATCAATGGGATAA